The following DNA comes from Salvia splendens isolate huo1 chromosome 17, SspV2, whole genome shotgun sequence.
CACGATTGAGAATACCATATGCTTATCCAAGGACATCGGTAGTAGGAGCAATTAATGAGATACATAATGACCCaaagaagaatgaaaaaaattattaccATCAGTTTTTCCGCTTCGACGTGCCTTCCCTTCATACGAAGTTGCAAGGCTTTGGCAGCCAACTGATTTGCACTCATGGGAGGCCCTAATGTTCCAACATcctctttattttctctaaatgCAAAATCAACTGAAGCAGAAGAGTCTGATCTTGCTTCAAATTTTGAAGAACTGGTCTGATCTACACTTTTCTCCTCCTTATTCATAAATGTGGCCATGAAATTTCCATCATTAGAAAACTTATTTAAATTAGACATAGCAGCAGAGACAAGAGCACTATCTTCGGCTGACATTTTGTTCCTTCCATGCTTTCCCCATGATAAAGAATCATGAACTTTGGGCATTTTCATTTTAGAATGCCGAGGGGTTATGTCCTTTCTGTCAATCTGAAAAATATCATTAGACAAAAAAGTCAGTGTATAGAGACCATATCTTTTAGTTCAACAAAACATAATCATGATTTGTGTAACCTTGAGAAGGAACATAAAGCTACGAGTATTATGAGTTCAATCATATAACGATAAAAAGCAATCCACCTGATTTTTTGTGTGATGATTTAAACAAAATGGGGGAACATAGAGTTTTGGGTTAGATTCTTTATTGAAAAAGATGCAATCATGTTTCACCAAAAGTATATTAGTTTAATGATGTAATGAAAAATGGGGAGCTAATACCTTTTCAGCGCTATTGCTTTCTACATCTagattctttttttcttctttcatcAACCCTTTTCTCCTGTGATTTATGGCTTGAAGATGGGCATGAGTTGATGCAACATCACGAGAAGCCATAGAAGCTGCAAATTGACCCATAGAACCCCAACGTTCTTCAACAACCTGTAAAAAGTGTAAAAAACTACTGAATTAAAGATTACAGCAAAATGATTGAATAGACAGCTTACTGTCCCAATGTTCATACCTGCTGAAGGTTCCGTCCCTCACGGGCTGCTTGCTCTTTTGATCTTTTCAAAGCTTTAAGCCTCCAGCTAGCACCTCCATCACCAACAACTGTACTAGATAGCCCAGCCTTACTATCAGACTCTTCAGGATAACCACTCCCATTATCTTTCAGGTATGGATTCAATTCTCTAGAATTATCCTTCTTTATCTTCAGATCACAAAAcagttcaaataaaaaataaagaagttCATGAGCTGAAGTTTGAAGACATTAACTATAATCAAAATAACATATGTGGCACAACAACCTGGAAGGGCCTACACATTACTATCAgaaatatttcttttactttgcTAATCATAATATCAGGTGAACATAACATTCTTTTATGGTTTCATTTTAGTTCTTGAAGCAAGAGCTGCCATAAGTTAGGAAGTATACCTCTTCAACTGAAGCTTCTTCTGGCTCAACAAGAGAGGATTTATTAGAGATCTCATCAGAACTATTCTTCGGCCGAAGCATCCATCCCAATCCGGTTTCTTCTCGTAAAAGGTCTGAACTTTGTGATTGAGATCCTTTACTACCACCTGATATAAAAGGCCAAAGCAGATTTAGAGAgatcacacacatatatacacacacacacacacaaaatatatatataaagatatTGTAAgagtaaatattaatttatacgTACTGGTCAGTTTATTTTCCATTTCGTCACTGTTTAGGCCCCATTCTTTTTTGCTCTTCGATTTATTCATTTCCCCTCTATGATGTCCCCTTTCTTCACCTGACCTTTCACTTTCAGAATCACCACTTGATTTATATTCTGAAGAATAGTCTCTTCTCCGACTCTTAGCCTTCTTCTTTAACTTACTTCTGTGCCCATGCTTCTTTTCTCCTTTTCGATTCTTATGCCTCTTAGGATCCTGTCCTTCACTTTGGCTATCACTTTCATCAGAAAATGAAGACAAATCCTCATTTGAATCATAccacttctttttctttctagaTCCACTCTTTATTCTTTCAGGGCCTTCATCATCAGAGCTACTATATCGGGAATGTTTACTTTTCTTTCCAGGCTTTTCCTTGGGACATCCTGATTTTCTTGTCTCTTTTTTTGAGCTGTAGGACTTTCCATCTTTTTCCTTGAATACAAACCAAGCAAAAagttaaacataaaaaaaaaagattttctTATACATGGCGATGACTGTATTCGATAGTACCCCATACATGAGGCAAGCATTTGAATTGCATATCATATGAAGCTGATAAAAGCAGAGAAGTGCATAACCAACAAGGATAGTTAACGAGACTATGGGACATAATTTATTTGGGAGAATATTGTGCTACAAAATTATTGAAAGCACACAAGCAATAAAAATACCACTTTGATGGCACTGACTTCATCAATGTGATCACGTGGTATGAACTTCAATCCAGAAAACATAGTTTCTTCCGAGAATGTGAATTCAGAAAGCTACAGAGAAATAAAGCAATTTAATTGCTAAGTTAACAAGAAAATTAGTTCATTATATCAGAGTCTTATACGAAACAAGATGAAACAATAATACTATCAGCTAACACAAGAAATCCACAGCTTCTATAGGTAAAGAAAGTCATTGAGTTTTTTTCGTTCGAGAAAAAGACGACAATATAAAAAGCTAACTATAAATTGCTGAACCAATATGGGGCTTGTTAAGCCCTTAACTACGGCCTAGTTGGTGGAGTTGATGAGCTAGTGACTAATAAAATTGAGTTCAATTCCAATAAGTTTACAACTTTGTATCCTCAATTAAATTCCTCCAAAAACCTATAAAATTTCACACTTTCAAATAGTTAGGTTAAGTTATTAAGCACTGCTGTATTCAAATTTTATCAAAACAGATCTAATTTAAAAGAGATAATTACCAAAATGCAGTCAAATAAATCATAATGTGGTCTCAAATTGTCATCTTCATCACACATCATTCCGCCGAAACTAAAACATACAAGTATTCCAAAATCGATTGCAAACTAGCAAATCCATTACCCGGCCACATGTTATGTCTATTGTATCGAGAGACTTAATATCTATGGTATTGAAAGAGTTAAATTTTGCTGTATtttgagaagagagaagaagagtgAATGAAATTACCTGAAAAACGAActgcgaagaagaagaagaaggaaggaaAATTGCAGGAGAAGGAAAAAAGATACGTTTTCGTTTACACGAAGTAGAATACGGTTAATTGGGTATTTGATTTTTCTTACTATATGGATTTTGATTACTACATTACACTTTCAAAAGGTAATTACTAATCTATTTTGGTTAttggtattattattttattttatttaaatatttgattCACTTAATTAACGTGCCAGATTGAAATTAACTGTATTCActtaaattaaatgatatactactattaaacttaaataaaacaattattaGAGTAGTACTTATTTGAATtacataaatcaaattaaagaaaaattacaaattaaaacaaCTAGCACTCCACTACTTTAGTtttattttgggatgtccaaaaaaatagtctcgTTTCTAAAAATAGGAAAGTTTCTCTCTTATACTCTATCCATTTTTCTCATCTTtctgatattttatttattttttcttcatatctcttactttatctattttgttATCTCTCTATTACTCTATCAATTTCTGATTAAAATCATATCTTTTACAAATtgaactattttttatggacaaatACATCATACTACtagattttttaatttgattgcagatttattttcaagttcgatttgatttttaaaattaagacaataataaattgaattaaagtTTAGTTCCGCTCCGAATAAACGATTTGGGGGAGCGATTTGCAGAATGGCGATTCCGCCGAAAACAAAGaaatttctttgttttttgGTTTTCCATCATAACCCAATGGGCCGGCCCAAAATAAAGATGATTTTGTTTTCTAAGTTTTTTATTCCTAGATTTTATGATgaatatagtactagtactacttattttcctattttttttttaatttattatatttttacttgcctatattattttctcattttttatttttagtcacGGACAGCCACACAtcactttctttattttcaagCCTTAATCGTTTCACTTGACAAGGAGTATTTATTTGTAACAACTccttgttattttatttttatgtgcttgttcgttgattttattttgtgtatttgttCGCTATTCTCATTTCTCTCAAAATGTGGAATTCTCACGGATTCTTCTCATTCATTGTAGAGGTTGATTTGAGACGATGATGTTCAGCTCAATTGATAAGACGATTTTTTTATCATTCAGTCAAGTTCACAAGGTAAATGAGAaacattattaattaaaaaaattcgcTTATAAAAAAGCGAGACATACCGATAATTCATAAATGTTTATATCAATAGTTAAATATTCGGCGACAATAGCAACGAACATGTAAATGTGCCGTTGACAAAACTTACCATGGATAATAACTGTTGATATTTCCTCCGTCTgccattagaagtctcatttgagtttgacatgagttttaaaaaatataaaagaaagtgggtgagaaaagatagtggaagatgtgactcatttttatatattaattttataatagaatataagTGTGATTAGTTATTGGAAATTGAGTTAtacctaccatttatggtaaaagtgggGTATATCTagcatttatagtaaaagtaaacGGAGACTCCTAATGGCAAACATACTAAAATGGTTAACTGGGACTTCTAACGGCGGACGGGACGGGGGAGTACTTGATAAAGATTTGACCGCCGGCTTTGGAGAATCCACGTTGGTTGCAATTAAGCTTCTAATTACGTAATTAAGTTCATTGCATAATTCGAGATTAGTGCgcatttaatattaattaactTTCCAGCTAGGCCACTCTATATGTTTGCctaacttaattatttttaagtATACGTATCAAATACACAGGATAAAATAGTATAGTATTTAGATTTACGTATCCGTTTCTATTATATTGACTGTGTATGGTGAaagtattttcattttaatctccaagacaTTTGCTAATCGAATGTAGTTAAGAATTGAGTCGGACTGAGGATTAATCAAATCGAATTTTATTACTTTAAATTGTACTCCGCATATAATATTATCAATTGTCTGAACATAATTAGTTACTAATTTTTAGGCCTAGAAATGTAGTAAATTATTATGTTCTTTTCAAAAATAGGAGATTGGTTATGAAACTTATGTTAGAATGCTTGAGCTAATAATTAGGCCTAATGAAACGAAATTCAATTAACAAACTATTGCAGAGAAATTGAATGGCTTACTCATTTGCAAATtgcattttaattaatttataataatttatcaTAGCTTGTTGTACTAGGTTCAATGTCACACTTAATGTGCATTTATAGCAttacttttaaataaaaatgtggATTTGCgaataaaaaattaatcggaacatttttaatatatggCTGGTCTAAAATCGATCATAAtacaacaaattacaaatatacaAATTCATATTGCAATGAATCAGCTGAAATCCATATAGATATATGGTATTAACATTATTACTACTTCACGCCTTGTATTATTGTATATATGCACACaaggaattaattattaaaaaaaagaacttaacaataaaataaaataaaataattttcctATAATTCTTTGGCTTTTGCTTAAATTACCTACTTTAAAGTTTACAAAGCAAAGATCTTCATTTCTCTAGTGTCATTGCTCCAAATGAAGGCGGAGGGGGAGGGGCGCGACGACGAGGCTGCACACCGGCAAAGTGCATTTCCTTGATGGGACATCCGGTGCCACCGCTGCTACCAGGGATGTTAGTGCAGCTCGAATGGTCGGAGGGAGGGACGGGGCCCCTTTCGAGAGAATTCATGAAAAGACTCATTGCTTCATCATGCAATAATAATCTGCTGCTTTGGCACATCTCAAAGCATAAAAGAAGGCTTAGAGCTAAAACTAGTGCAATATTGAAGTTTTTCATTTGTTAAAAATATGTGATTATTTGATGGTAGGGATACGAATATTTATACCGTGGAGGCAAAATGGGATTACTAATTTTCTAGTTGTTGATAGGTTTTGACTATTAACAAGAAGAATTTTTGGGCATTGATTGTTTTAATGAGTCATTCATCATACCATATAAGatttaaaatttggaaaaaGTTAGGATTTAATTTTCAACTTAAGTTCCATTCTTGATATTAATTTTGACCGTAACTAACTTGGTTGGATGATTTAACTCTTCTACTAAATTTTCGTTGAAAGTGATGATGCGTGCATACACAAAATCATTATTTATGATTTAGTTCTAGAGTTTCTATTTCGAGTTAATATAATTAGTTTATaggggatgtaatcaaatgcaaactttaaatattgtacaaactctcaAAACTATAATCtgaaccgttagaaaatgtcaacaaataacaaaataatagcaacagaaaatgtcaacacaatgtcaacaattgtgttgacattttctgttgctactagtttgtcatctgttgatattatttaacggtccagatcataatttgaagtttgtacaatatatgagtttgcattttatcactaacCTAGTTTACAGACTATACAACCTAATAAACATAGACACATATTCACATGATTTACGTAATTGTTATATTTGCAATAATTAATAAGGTAGTTTTATGTTTGGTTTTCCAAATTACTTGCGTGATTAAATTAAAGGAGTTTTTTCGTtgttatggttgaattaataatattattgcaACATCGAATACTGTTCAAATTCAAAGTAAACTTGTGTTCCATGTTTCCACATATGACAAATTAGAATTCAAATGTCTTATTGCATCGTGCAAAGTATACAATTTCGCTCAAGGAAAACACAATCTAGCTATAAATcacaaagaaaaacaaagtGTACAAATTATAGCCTTTATATTAGGGTGGTCAACCATTTAAATTATGCCATGTGAAATATTTATAAGATTTACTATTTTATACAATAAATGTAAATTAGGGAATCAACTTTTTGATACTCATTGAATAATCGACAATGTTATGTGTAGATTCATTGCTATAATGTCatgatataatatatataatgaaatcaatttattgttataatgatgtagatttttttaatatttaacgatatatatatatatatatatatatatatatatatatatatatatatatatatatatatatgtttcatttcaatgaaaatgaatgaatctAAAATAGctctaaaaattttaaaaaatttatataattttctcTTAAAATAGTTTTTTCATAAACTATATATGAAATGGCTTAGGTGTAATGTTATATAATTAATGCAAAAAAATGTACTAATATATAAGTGTGTTTTTGAATTGATTAATGCAAAAAATGTACTAATATATAAGTGTGTTTTTGAATTGATTAATGCAAAAAAATGTACTAATATATAAGTGTGTTTTTGAATTGTATTTAACGTGTGGTTTTCCCCCTAactctttcttaagtgcatgtTTTAACGATTAAGTGCGCCCACTATAAAAAAGCTTATCTTTTAGGCAcacaaaaattaaaacacaattagttgtattaaatttttttaaaaataaaaacaatttagGACACAGAAGAAAGTATCTTTAAGTTGATGACAAATTGTCTTAATCTATATGCGTCTTCTAATTTTGGTTGAGACATCATAAATGAAGTACATTTTTTTAACTGTTAGTAATATATATAGTatttaaaaacacaaattaATATTCTTTTTTGAAGCCATTTTTTAGTGGTAGTTCAATTACATTTTCCAATtactaattaatactcctagCTAGATTGAAAGGTTCATATCACCCAAAGTACGTAAGCCGTGAGTATATATAATTTGTAAAGATTATAAAGTTTCAACTAAAACTTCCAATTAGTTTTAATAAATTGGAGTTTGAAAAAATGGGAATAGGCCGACAAATGTGAATCTATGCAGGAATTATGAGACTAACTGGGATATCCTAGTTAGGAAGTCTCTTGGAACTATCATcataggagtatatatttcttaatttattttctttcaacTTTTGATAGTCTTAatattatttgaatagaagaaaaataatgAGTTTCAAAACATGTGGCAGTACACAATTAAATACAAATTGATACTTAACAACCACATTGCATATACACTTGtaaaaagaaaatgttaatGAAATATCTGAAaatatttgattatttatttaatatcaatttctaaatttaaatttaatattttagactttaaaaaaTTGACTAATCcttaaaaaagaataataattttttttcctttaaatAATATTGATGAAAAAATGAGGAAAAATGAGAATTTATGAGAAAATGTAAATGTAAAAATATTCGAATATTAATTagaattatgaatttattatttttttgactGCAATATGGGGAGTTTCTCTCTTGTTTTGGTTAATATAAAATACTCTACATATATAATAAGCCTTGGAAAAAACGTCACTTGTAGACGTATATTTTGGTATAATTCAATTCAAAGTTGTTGTgtgaaataatttaatttaaatatgttCTTAAATAAGTCAATCTAAAGATGCAACTCACGAGTCCAAGACCATGACCCATGTTAGACCATGACCATGACCCACGCTTAATTGCTTGGTCTATCGACTTTTCGTATATCACACACATAATTTTCACCTGTTCTTGTAAACATTTTTCATTAATAGACTATCTATCGATATTATTGGAAAAGTATAGCAACTACATGACCATGGGAAGTTCATATTATGTGAAAATGAATATAAGAAAGTGAGTGTAGTTTGTAATTTTCAATAATAGTTACATGaataatatatttcataaagTGTTtattgcaagattgtatctcggAATTAAATATGTAggtcatgagattgaatctcataattcaatcataaaataatcatgtgataattagtcttAGTCAACCTccttcaactaaaataatcttacaacTTAATCATATATTATATCTTGGttgtactattttatctaggaaactgAATACCACCTAACcattttcaaaatataatactccatccgtccgtcCGTCCAAAATAAGATGATACACTTTTCCTCTTGGTGGCACGGTGGTCACGTGAGATACGAGATCTGACGTCGTAGTTGTCGTATTCAGATTGTTGCACTTCCTCAATCCTTTTTGGCGAGTCAGTTAGATACAGACGCCGAATCATTTGCAGCTTCAATAGATTACTATATTTCATGTCTTCGTCTTTTAACAACTCTAACTGATTCATCTTGAGATTTCTTAACTCAGGGAGCTGCCATAGATAGCTCAGACGGCTCATAAAATCCAACACCACCCTTACCAATCTTAACGCAGAAAAGGCACCAGATGGAAGCTCAAAGTGACATAGACTGTGCTTGTGATGAACCATTAACATCTTCACTTCCATGTGATGGGTTGACAATCAAGCGCCGCCGCGGGTTAGAGAATGTGACATTGGGGCCATTCTTGATATGCAGAAAATTCTCCTCATCAGATTTCCCAATGCATACATCCCTCAACATATCATGGAAGTTGTATATATTTGGTTTTTCCTACTTCTCTAACCAACAATAGATTTCTCTCTACAAGAGCCTTTAGATTTTACAAATCCTTCGGCCACCCACATTCGTACGAGTGTGGATCCTTTTATCTCGGAGTCTTCAGGGAAAGCTCCCATGTACAAGAAACAAGGTTTCAAGTGATTCGGCAAGTGGTTATAGCTTAAAGACAATATACTAGAGAACTGCTCGCCTGATTGAGCGATTGCAGCTATTACGCTGTTCCCAATTTTCTCCCAAGCATCCTTTGATTTTTCGATCTTAGACAGTAGCCCTCCAATCACATTGATGGCTAGAGGAAGCCCGCCGCAGTCACTTGCAATCTTTTGACCCATCTCTTGGAACACAAGAGGGCAATCCTCTTCTCCAAATACAAGTTGGTGAAGTAGATTCCAACTTTCAGATTTGCTTAGCAACTGCACATGATGCATCAGACTCGAAGAGTCGGCATATTTCGCCACACCTGAATCCCTAGTAGTGATCACAATTCGACTCCCCTCAT
Coding sequences within:
- the LOC121773366 gene encoding CWF19-like protein 2 isoform X4, giving the protein MMCDEDDNLRPHYDLFDCILEKDGKSYSSKKETRKSGCPKEKPGKKSKHSRYSSSDDEGPERIKSGSRKKKKWYDSNEDLSSFSDESDSQSEGQDPKRHKNRKGEKKHGHRSKLKKKAKSRRRDYSSEYKSSGDSESERSGEERGHHRGEMNKSKSKKEWGLNSDEMENKLTSGSKGSQSQSSDLLREETGLGWMLRPKNSSDEISNKSSLVEPEEASVEEIKKDNSRELNPYLKDNGSGYPEESDSKAGLSSTVVGDGGASWRLKALKRSKEQAAREGRNLQQVVEERWGSMGQFAASMASRDVASTHAHLQAINHRRKGLMKEEKKNLDVESNSAEKIDRKDITPRHSKMKMPKVHDSLSWGKHGRNKMSAEDSALVSAAMSNLNKFSNDGNFMATFMNKEEKSVDQTSSSKFEARSDSSASVDFAFRENKEDVGTLGPPMSANQLAAKALQLRMKGRHVEAEKLMKEAENVKGKQDAGNESSRPQIDGTTSRFIMHDVSARQKRKEDDGDLHLAQRITQNQRFSISNQADEEYDYDDGPRKKTRKKGGDSSRKSSEITNSANRILTQQERCQFCFENPAMPKHLVISIANFTYLSVPLQQPVVPGHCCILTLQHESSTRTVDNNVWDEIRNFKKCLIMMFAKQEKDVVFFETVVGLARQRRHCLVECIPVPRDIAKQAPLYFKKAIDEAEDEWSQHNAKKLIDTSEKGLRGSIPKNFPYFHVEFGLSKGFVHVIDDEKDFPGNFGLNVVRGMLQLPAEDMHGRRRKESVETQKQAVASFAKDWQPFDWTKQLD
- the LOC121773366 gene encoding CWF19-like protein 2 isoform X1, with product MMCDEDDNLRPHYDLFDCILLSEFTFSEETMFSGLKFIPRDHIDEVSAIKVEKDGKSYSSKKETRKSGCPKEKPGKKSKHSRYSSSDDEGPERIKSGSRKKKKWYDSNEDLSSFSDESDSQSEGQDPKRHKNRKGEKKHGHRSKLKKKAKSRRRDYSSEYKSSGDSESERSGEERGHHRGEMNKSKSKKEWGLNSDEMENKLTSGSKGSQSQSSDLLREETGLGWMLRPKNSSDEISNKSSLVEPEEASVEEIKKDNSRELNPYLKDNGSGYPEESDSKAGLSSTVVGDGGASWRLKALKRSKEQAAREGRNLQQVVEERWGSMGQFAASMASRDVASTHAHLQAINHRRKGLMKEEKKNLDVESNSAEKIDRKDITPRHSKMKMPKVHDSLSWGKHGRNKMSAEDSALVSAAMSNLNKFSNDGNFMATFMNKEEKSVDQTSSSKFEARSDSSASVDFAFRENKEDVGTLGPPMSANQLAAKALQLRMKGRHVEAEKLMKEAENVKGKQDAGNESSRPQIDGTTSRFIMHDVSARQKRKEDDGDLHLAQRITQNQRFSISNQADEEYDYDDGPRKKTRKKGGDSSRKSSEITNSANRILTQQERCQFCFENPAMPKHLVISIANFTYLSVPLQQPVVPGHCCILTLQHESSTRTVDNNVWDEIRNFKKCLIMMFAKQEKDVVFFETVVGLARQRRHCLVECIPVPRDIAKQAPLYFKKAIDEAEDEWSQHNAKKLIDTSEKGLRGSIPKNFPYFHVEFGLSKGFVHVIDDEKDFPGNFGLNVVRGMLQLPAEDMHGRRRKESVETQKQAVASFAKDWQPFDWTKQLD
- the LOC121773366 gene encoding CWF19-like protein 2 isoform X5 encodes the protein MFSGLKFIPRDHIDEEKDGKSYSSKKETRKSGCPKEKPGKKSKHSRYSSSDDEGPERIKSGSRKKKKWYDSNEDLSSFSDESDSQSEGQDPKRHKNRKGEKKHGHRSKLKKKAKSRRRDYSSEYKSSGDSESERSGEERGHHRGEMNKSKSKKEWGLNSDEMENKLTSGSKGSQSQSSDLLREETGLGWMLRPKNSSDEISNKSSLVEPEEASVEEIKKDNSRELNPYLKDNGSGYPEESDSKAGLSSTVVGDGGASWRLKALKRSKEQAAREGRNLQQVVEERWGSMGQFAASMASRDVASTHAHLQAINHRRKGLMKEEKKNLDVESNSAEKIDRKDITPRHSKMKMPKVHDSLSWGKHGRNKMSAEDSALVSAAMSNLNKFSNDGNFMATFMNKEEKSVDQTSSSKFEARSDSSASVDFAFRENKEDVGTLGPPMSANQLAAKALQLRMKGRHVEAEKLMKEAENVKGKQDAGNESSRPQIDGTTSRFIMHDVSARQKRKEDDGDLHLAQRITQNQRFSISNQADEEYDYDDGPRKKTRKKGGDSSRKSSEITNSANRILTQQERCQFCFENPAMPKHLVISIANFTYLSVPLQQPVVPGHCCILTLQHESSTRTVDNNVWDEIRNFKKCLIMMFAKQEKDVVFFETVVGLARQRRHCLVECIPVPRDIAKQAPLYFKKAIDEAEDEWSQHNAKKLIDTSEKGLRGSIPKNFPYFHVEFGLSKGFVHVIDDEKDFPGNFGLNVVRGMLQLPAEDMHGRRRKESVETQKQAVASFAKDWQPFDWTKQLD
- the LOC121773366 gene encoding CWF19-like protein 2 isoform X2, with protein sequence MMCDEDDNLRPHYDLFDCILLSEFTFSEETMFSGLKFIPRDHIDEEKDGKSYSSKKETRKSGCPKEKPGKKSKHSRYSSSDDEGPERIKSGSRKKKKWYDSNEDLSSFSDESDSQSEGQDPKRHKNRKGEKKHGHRSKLKKKAKSRRRDYSSEYKSSGDSESERSGEERGHHRGEMNKSKSKKEWGLNSDEMENKLTSGSKGSQSQSSDLLREETGLGWMLRPKNSSDEISNKSSLVEPEEASVEEIKKDNSRELNPYLKDNGSGYPEESDSKAGLSSTVVGDGGASWRLKALKRSKEQAAREGRNLQQVVEERWGSMGQFAASMASRDVASTHAHLQAINHRRKGLMKEEKKNLDVESNSAEKIDRKDITPRHSKMKMPKVHDSLSWGKHGRNKMSAEDSALVSAAMSNLNKFSNDGNFMATFMNKEEKSVDQTSSSKFEARSDSSASVDFAFRENKEDVGTLGPPMSANQLAAKALQLRMKGRHVEAEKLMKEAENVKGKQDAGNESSRPQIDGTTSRFIMHDVSARQKRKEDDGDLHLAQRITQNQRFSISNQADEEYDYDDGPRKKTRKKGGDSSRKSSEITNSANRILTQQERCQFCFENPAMPKHLVISIANFTYLSVPLQQPVVPGHCCILTLQHESSTRTVDNNVWDEIRNFKKCLIMMFAKQEKDVVFFETVVGLARQRRHCLVECIPVPRDIAKQAPLYFKKAIDEAEDEWSQHNAKKLIDTSEKGLRGSIPKNFPYFHVEFGLSKGFVHVIDDEKDFPGNFGLNVVRGMLQLPAEDMHGRRRKESVETQKQAVASFAKDWQPFDWTKQLD
- the LOC121773366 gene encoding CWF19-like protein 2 isoform X3, producing the protein MFSGLKFIPRDHIDEVSAIKVEKDGKSYSSKKETRKSGCPKEKPGKKSKHSRYSSSDDEGPERIKSGSRKKKKWYDSNEDLSSFSDESDSQSEGQDPKRHKNRKGEKKHGHRSKLKKKAKSRRRDYSSEYKSSGDSESERSGEERGHHRGEMNKSKSKKEWGLNSDEMENKLTSGSKGSQSQSSDLLREETGLGWMLRPKNSSDEISNKSSLVEPEEASVEEIKKDNSRELNPYLKDNGSGYPEESDSKAGLSSTVVGDGGASWRLKALKRSKEQAAREGRNLQQVVEERWGSMGQFAASMASRDVASTHAHLQAINHRRKGLMKEEKKNLDVESNSAEKIDRKDITPRHSKMKMPKVHDSLSWGKHGRNKMSAEDSALVSAAMSNLNKFSNDGNFMATFMNKEEKSVDQTSSSKFEARSDSSASVDFAFRENKEDVGTLGPPMSANQLAAKALQLRMKGRHVEAEKLMKEAENVKGKQDAGNESSRPQIDGTTSRFIMHDVSARQKRKEDDGDLHLAQRITQNQRFSISNQADEEYDYDDGPRKKTRKKGGDSSRKSSEITNSANRILTQQERCQFCFENPAMPKHLVISIANFTYLSVPLQQPVVPGHCCILTLQHESSTRTVDNNVWDEIRNFKKCLIMMFAKQEKDVVFFETVVGLARQRRHCLVECIPVPRDIAKQAPLYFKKAIDEAEDEWSQHNAKKLIDTSEKGLRGSIPKNFPYFHVEFGLSKGFVHVIDDEKDFPGNFGLNVVRGMLQLPAEDMHGRRRKESVETQKQAVASFAKDWQPFDWTKQLD